The segment CAGATATTTGTTATACATATCGCCGTAAACAGGGTCACTTACTTTGTCAATAAATGAGGCGAGGTATTGATTCCTGGCCTGGTTGTTTTGTTCAAATGCTGCAATCTCACTAAGCATCAGATCGTAATCAGGAACAGGATGCTGCTCCTGTAACCAAGTCAATATTTTTTTAGCAAACGTTGTGTTCTTATCGTTAGAGTAAGCGATCCATGCAATCCCCTTCCATGCGTGATAATAATCAGGATGGTCGTTTACTACTTCTGTATATAATTTGTAGGATTCGCTGATGCGGTTGTTGTGGCCATACATATCGGCCAGGTTTGTCTTTACCCAAGGCAGCAGTTGATCTTTCTTTGATTCTTTAATATCAGCATATGCTTTTTCCATAAAGCTGATACTTGCTTCGCTGTTGCCCTTGTGGTCTTCGAGTTTAGAAGCACGTGTGTAGTAGTCGAAATTATTTTTGTGACGGAAGGCGTTGAGTATTGCTTCTGCCTGTCTGTAATCGCCCAGTTCAAGTTTTACATCAAACTGTTGCAAACGGGTCAGATACAGATCATCACCCATTGTTGCAGCGGTATCAAGATAACGATCTGCTTGTATAAACTGATGTTGAGTAACACAGTTTGATGCCAATGAACGATAAATGCCTGATGAAAATTTTTTTTGCAGTTGATTAGCGACATGATATAAGCTATCACTTT is part of the Lacibacter sediminis genome and harbors:
- a CDS encoding tetratricopeptide repeat protein encodes the protein MYKSFIILCCTVLLAACSKNSKPVVQEEKIMVLLQQNKSANSVATIAADMKFWSDRLAITADDMSSQIKLASLYNQRFQYSGQISDIHKSDSLYHVANQLQKKFSSGIYRSLASNCVTQHQFIQADRYLDTAATMGDDLYLTRLQQFDVKLELGDYRQAEAILNAFRHKNNFDYYTRASKLEDHKGNSEASISFMEKAYADIKESKKDQLLPWVKTNLADMYGHNNRISESYKLYTEVVNDHPDYYHAWKGIAWIAYSNDKNTTFAKKILTWLQEQHPVPDYDLMLSEIAAFEQNNQARNQYLASFIDKVSDPVYGDMYNKYLFTIMSDELNNQSTAMAIAKKEISNRPTPQSYELFAWSLYKSGQVEEAVKIAESRIINKTFEPDALYHIGMLLKKSGQPKLAKQYLTEALESSFELGPVTANEIKEELKTL